The following proteins are encoded in a genomic region of Cryptomeria japonica chromosome 11, Sugi_1.0, whole genome shotgun sequence:
- the LOC131065344 gene encoding putative UDP-rhamnose:rhamnosyltransferase 1, with translation MADDRQLHVVMFPWFAQGHITPFLDLAKSLLTSGLRISFVSTPANIARIKKKIVPGIELVELQLPSVDGLPSGVESTTGLSEIGRTDLVPLLFQVIDLCEQPFGALLKLLSPDFVIFDAALSWTPRVADKMGIPTINFMVVGIAAMSFTIGQHRQRLPDIPTAKDLTVPPLGFPSLVVRFRTFEARKEIKGFTFMNRLSISVEESWATLSNTCRELEGKFVDYFERSTGRFMFPVGISMPSLPPRPDADRCLAWLDRQPARSVVFACFGSECPLTAQDLAALLLGLEESEIPFLCVLFGHAGAELHRVSEDRTPSRGLVVTEWVPQLHILNHPSTGAFLSHCGWNSVTEGLRFGVPIVALPIQYDQGLVARLIADEMKMGVEVKRHEEDGSFTKEDVAKAVRAVMVEEEGKRIKSNVEEISRVLTSNDCRVRRTNISNLVSALKDKTSSKQTI, from the coding sequence ATGGCAGATGATAGGCAGCTTCATGTGGTGATGTTCCCTTGGTTTGCACAAGGCCATATAACACCCTTTCTTGACCTAGCCAAGAGCCTCCTCACTTCTGGCCTCAGAATTTCCTTCGTCTCAACTCCGGCTAACATTGCACGGATTAAAAAGAAGATAGTGCCTGGAATTGAGCTAGTGGAGCTCCAATTGCCATCCGTGGACGGGCTGCCTTCAGGTGTTGAGTCCACGACAGGTTTATCTGAGATAGGAAGAACAGACTTAGTGCCGCTTCTCTTCCAAGTGATAGATCTTTGCGAGCAGCCCTTTGGAGCGCTGCTGAAACTGCTTTCCCCAGATTTTGTCATATTTGATGCGGCGCTGAGCTGGACTCCTCGGGTTGCCGACAAAATGGGCATCCCCACCATAAATTTCATGGTAGTTGGCATTGCGGCCATGAGTTTCACAATAGGACAGCACAGGCAACGACTGCCCGATATCCCAACGGCCAAGGATCTGACTGTACCACCACTCGGATTCCCCTCATTGGTTGTCCGCTTTCGAACCTTTGAAGCCCGGAAGGAAATTAAGGGCTTCACCTTCATGAACCGCCTCTCTATCTCTGTGGAGGAAAGCTGGGCAACGCTTAGCAATACTTGCCGAGAGTTGGAAGGAAAATTTGTGGACTATTTTGAAAGAAGCACCGGGCGGTTCATGTTTCCCGTGGGGATTTCCATGCCCAGCCTGCCGCCTCGGCCCGATGCAGACCGTTGCTTGGCCTGGCTGGACAGGCAACCCGCTCGTTCTGTTGTGTTTGCATGCTTCGGGAGTGAATGCCCTCTCACCGCCCAAGATCTCGCTGCTCTCCTGTTGGGGCTGGAGGAAAGTGAAATTCCGTTCCTGTGTGTTCTTTTCGGCCACGCGGGGGCTGAGTTGCACAGAGTGTCTGAGGATCGCACCCCTAGCAGAGGACTCGTGGTTACAGAGTGGGTTCCTCAATTGCACATTTTAAACCATCCTTCCACTGGAGCTTTTCTTTCACATTGTGGGTGGAATTCTGTGACAGAAGGCCTGAGGTTTGGAGTGCCTATTGTTGCTCTTCCAATCCAGTACGACCAGGGTTTAGTTGCAAGGCTAATTGCTGACGAAATGAAGATGGGAGTGGAGGTTAAAAGACACGAGGAGGATGGTTCTTTCACTAAGGAGGACGTAGCTAAAGCTGTCAGAGCTGTGATGGTGGAGGAAGAAGGCAAACGGATTAAATCCAATGTCGAGGAAATTAGCAGGGTGCTGACCAGTAACGATTGCCGAGTCCGTCGAACAAACATCAGCAACTTAGTCTCTGCGCTCAAGGACAAAACCTCCAGCAAACAAACTATTTGA